The Bradysia coprophila strain Holo2 chromosome II, BU_Bcop_v1, whole genome shotgun sequence genome has a segment encoding these proteins:
- the LOC119068416 gene encoding rubber oxygenase-like codes for MMVDMEQGAKNYIQLLTSDGVGKRVDHDINSYELKLPPFYDEKLFKRAQKFFNANIFAMFAGKLIGLISVLAIPSILKILDYTKESGTSMKAYRRYLATIYHTVMWYQVELKPGSKSWKSLSAVRKRHVISSNFAEKGQSGFISQKDMALTQFGFLGYIAIKPDMLGVQVTDEDLEAFTHFWRVIGYMIGLDDKYNLCTDSWSTTKPRLEAMLSYVFQPSLDVSGLTEKFTEMSRALITGLWCFNPFLTFDAHMFFLKMVAGCNSYDYLEKSSSSNQIETKANLEKLGWYDRVILYLLTMAHTCWLKITVLRWYFNSQIHLSLFIIHYFPFLAFYKFGIRDSYVRILKGDKL; via the exons atgatGGTGGATATGGAACAAG gagcaaaaaattatattcaattaCTCACATCGGATGGTGTTGGGAAGCGTGTGGACCATGACATAAATTCGTACGAATTAAAACTGCCACCATTTTACGATGAAAAGTTGTTTAAAAG agctcaaaaatttttcaacgcCAACATATTTGCTATGTTTGCCGGTAAATTAATTGGACTCATATCTGTGCTGGCCATACCGTCAATACTGAAAATACTTGACTATACCAAAGAATCCGGTACATCAATGAAGGCATATCGACGGTACTTAGCCACAATTTATCACACTGTCATGTGGTATCAGGTTGAATTAAAACCAGGATCCAA ATCATGGAAGTCACTATCAGCGGTTCGGAAACGCCATGTAATTTCGAGTAATTTTGCTGAAAAGGGGCAATCTGGTTTCATATCTCAGAAAGACATGGCATTGACTCAATTCGGATTCCTTGG TTATATAGCCATCAAACCCGATATGCTAGGCGTCCAAGTAACCGATGAAGATCTGGAAGCATTTACTCATTTTTGGAGAGTTATAGGCTACATGATTGGCTTAGACGACAAATACAACCTTTGTACAGATTCGTGGTCCACTACCAAACCACGACTGGAAGCGATGCTATCTTATGTGTTTCAACCGAGTCTGGACGTTTCTGGTTTAACcgaaaaatttaccgaaatgtCACGCGCTCTCATCACCGGTCTTTGGTGTTTCAATCCATTTCTAACGTTTGATGCTCACATGTTTTTCCTGAAGATGGTGGCCGGTTGCAATAGTTATGACTATTTGGAGAAGAGTAGTTCTTCGAATCAGATAGAAACAAAAGCAAATTTAGAGAAACTGGGTTGGTATGATCGAGTGATTTTGTATCTGCTAACAATGGCCCATACGTGCTGGTTGAAAATAACCGTTTTGCGATGGTACTTCAATTCGCAAATTCACCTGTCTCTGTTtataattcattattttccatttttggcATTTTATAAGTTTGGAATTCGGGATTCGTATGTGAGGATCTTAAAAGGTGATAAATTGTAG
- the LOC119068524 gene encoding carbonic anhydrase 13-like gives MNSVTKLGCGLVVLMMTISGAYSLDFWFDPRFEYDWTGPCLDGRLQSPIAITKCGRTRLSYINLEFKNFEIPTNQITVTNAARQTVYDWDRKAVERSVIVRAPADRIAPFKANTEYILQNIHVHHGKNNRTGTLHSIDGEFYAMEMHLLFVSRQFDGNTAPAFAQLGNVLEIVVLFRSSNVPNYAWTQINNLMLSTKLKESEKVTGNVNIRFSDFLPRNSRYTLYHGSVPASHCAESVTWIIYDNPMDFNTEDLGMRYFTYISDGKEIQVERNTRATQAKNGRPVFEGSQERVGHYKR, from the exons ATGAATTCCGTTACAAAGTTAGGATGTGGCCTAGTCGTCCTGATGATGACAATATCTGGAGCATATTCATTGGACTTCTGGTTTGATCCAAGAT TCGAGTACGACTGGACTGGGCCATGTTTGGATGGTCGACTCCAATCCCCGATAGCGATAACAAAATGCGGCCGAACACGTTTAAGCTACATCAACTtggaatttaaaaactttgaaatacCGACAAATCAGATTACGGTGACGAACGCTGCTCGGCAAA CTGTATACGATTGGGATCGCAAAGCAGTGGAACGATCAGTTATAGTTAGGGCACCAGCGGACAGAATAGCTCCATTTAAAGCGAACACTGAGTACATATTGCAAAATATTCATGTACATCATGGTAAGAATAATCGTACTGGAACGTTGCATTCCATCGATGGGGAGTTTTACGCTATGGAG ATgcatttgttgtttgtgtcaAGACAATTCGACGGCAACACCGCACCGGCATTTGCACAGCTCGGCAACGTATTGGAAATTGTTGTGCTTTTCCGATCTTCGAATGTTCCAAATTATGCATGGACCCAGATAAATAATTTGATGCTTAGCACCAAGCTAAAGGAAAGTGAAAAGGTCACCGGCAATGTTAACATACGTTTTTCGGACTTTCTACCGCGCAATAGCCGTTACACACTGTATCATGGTTCTGTTCCGGCTTCTCATTGTGCGGAATCGGTTACATGGATCATATACGACAACCCCATGGATTTCAACACAGAAGATTTGGGCATGCGTTATTTCACTTACATATCCGATGGCAAAGAGATTCAAGTAGAAAGAAATACTCGCGCTACTCAGGCGAAAAATGGAAGACCAGTGTTTGAAGGCTCGCAAGAAAGGGTTGGACATTATAAACGGTAG
- the LOC119068277 gene encoding glycerol kinase: MPTLVGAIDEGTSSARFILFEAGTANVVCYHQIEIPQITPQEGWVEQDPMLILEVVQRCMEITIEKLIKMNGDPKDIVAVGVTNQRETTIVWDKTTGKPLHNAIIWLDMRTSSTVDRLLEKVPNKVKNKNYLQPLCGLPLSPYFSAVKLKWLMDNVLSVQQAIHNQTCLFGTVDSWLLWNLTGGVNNGVHCTDVTNASRTMLMNIETLQWDTHLCNFFGVSKKLLPEIRSSSEVYGVFADGVLKGIPLSGCLGDQQSALVGQQCLSQGQTKATYGTGCFLLYNTGNASVNSSHGLLTTVAYQLGPETPPVYALEGSVAIAGAAIRWLQDNINLIESVKEIEEVTNSVENSGDVYFVPAFSGLYAPYWHQDARGVICGITEDTQRGHILRASFEAVCFQVRDILDAMKKDCGIPPQKVQVDGGMTSNQLLMQLQSDLIGLDVIKPEMAESTALGAAMVAGRAVGKWDMTLPIPLKSSSFKSTITDDERDMRYSKWKMAVERSLGWEIATT, from the exons ATGCCAACACTAGTCGGAGCTATTGATGAGGGCACATCTTCTGCTAGATTTATCCTATTCGAAGCTGGTACAGCGAATGTCGTGTGCTatcatcaaattgaaattccgCAAATAACACCTCAAGAAGGATGGGTCGAACAAGATCCAATGCTCATTCTAGAGGTCGTTCAGCGTTGCATGGAAATTACCATCGAGAAACTGATTAAAATGAACGGTGACCCGAAG gacATTGTTGCGGTTGGCGTTACAAATCAACGAGAAACGACCATTGTGTGGGACAAAACTACAGGCAAACCACTTCACAATGCAATCATTTGGTTAGATATGCGTACATCAAGCACCGTTGATCGACTATTGGAGAAGGTGCCGAAcaaagtgaaaaataaaaactaccTGCAGCCGTTGTGTGGTCTGCCATTGTCACCATACTTTTCGGCAGTGAAACTGAAATGGTTAATGGATAATGTGCTGAG CGTACAACAGGCGATTCATAATCAAACCTGTCTTTTCGGAACGGTTGATTCATGGCTACTGTGGAATTTAACTGGAGGCGTAAACAATGGTGTTCATTGTACGGATGTTACGAATGCGAGTCGAACAAT GTTGATGAACATCGAAACATTGCAATGGGATACGCATCTGTGCAATTTTTTCGGTGTCAGCAAGAAACTGCTACCGGAAATTCGATCGAGTTCCGAAGTATATGGCGTCTTTGCGGACGGAGTGCTCAAG GGAATTCCATTATCGGGATGTTTAGGCGATCAACAATCAGCATTGGTGGGGCAACAGTGCTTGAGTCAAGGCCAAACGAAAGCTACGTACGGAACCGGTTGTTTCCTTTTATACAATACCGGAAATGCCAGTGTGAATTCGTCGCATGGCCTTCTGACGACGGTTGCATATCAGCTGGGACCGGAAACGCCACCAGTCTACGCATTGGAAGGATCT GTTGCGATTGCAGGGGCGGCAATTag ATGGCTTCAAGACAACATCAACTTGATTGAAAGCGTAAAGGAAATCGAAGAAGTAACAAACAGCGTTGAGAACAGTGGTGATGTGTATTTCGTACCAGCATTTAGTGGTCTCTATGCACCATATTGGCATCAAGATGCTAGAGG TGTAATTTGTGGCATAACAGAAGACACCCAACGCGGACACATTCTACGTGCATCATTTGAAGCAGTCTGCTTCCAAGTTCGTGACATTCTCGATGCTATGAAGAAGGACTGTGGAATTCCTCCGCAGAAGGTACAAGTAGATGGTGGCATGACATCGAATCAATTGCTGATGCAATTGCAATCTGACCTAATTGGACTGGACGTAATAAAGCCGGAAATGGCCGAATCAACGGCTTTG gGTGCCGCCATGGTTGCCGGCAGAGCCGTTGGTAAATGGGACATGACATTGCCGATACCATTGAAATCGTCTTCCTTCAAATCGACAATCACCGACGACGAGCGAGATATGAGGTATTCGAAGTGGAAAATGGCAGTGGAGAGATCACTCGGATGGGAAATTGCAACAACGTAG
- the LOC119068664 gene encoding exocyst complex component 5-like, whose amino-acid sequence MFKILFLCTLAVFVSCKPSPNDGVVPAAAVPSDNAPNVEPVAVLSVNEPEVEPVLKTSESQSDKEEIVNQDLAKTADDGQQEDNIALKPLWLLALLATTTTTTTTTTTTTTTTTTTTTTTTTTTAAPAA is encoded by the exons atgttcaaaata CTATTCCTTTGCACATTAGCTGTGTTCGTCAGTTGTAAACCATCCCCGAACGATGGTGTTGTGCCAGCGGCAGCTGTACCAAGTGACAATGCACCGAACGTCGAACCGGTAGCTGTATTGAGTGTCAATGAACCGGAAGTAGAACCAGTTTTGAAAACAAGCGAATCTCAGTCCGACAAAGAAGAAATTGT CAACCAAGATCTTGCAAAAACAGCTGACGACGGTCAACAGGAGGATAACATTGCTCTTAAACCACTATGGTTGCTAGCACTATTGGCTACCACAACTACAACGACAACTACGACGACCACCACAACCACGAcaactacaacaacaacaactacaaCTACCACCACAACTGCAGCACCTGCTGCTTGA